A genomic window from Melanotaenia boesemani isolate fMelBoe1 chromosome 15, fMelBoe1.pri, whole genome shotgun sequence includes:
- the LOC121654691 gene encoding cysteine-rich and transmembrane domain-containing protein 1-like, whose protein sequence is MSDQPPPYRPFFPEGPPSAGFPPAFCSPPAAFHGPAYQTFPQTATGGDPIYLHPGHLGHQEALVTQPGYHGNKQEAPHPPKHTVYVMEPHRRQDDGVGSYLAACSAALCCCCLWDLLHR, encoded by the exons atgAGTGACCAGCCTCCTCCGTACCGTCCATTCTTCCCTGAAGGTCCTCCATCTGCTGGTTTTCCTCCAG CTTTCTGTTCGCCGCCTGCAGCCTTCCATGGCCCCGCCTACCAG ACGTTCCCTCAGACAGCTACAGGTGGAGACCCCATCTATCTCCATCCAGGTCACTTGGGACACCAAGAGGCCTTAGTGACGCAGCcaggttaccatggtaacaaacAGGAAGCCCCACACCCACCAAAGCACACAG TGTATGTGATGGAGCCACACCGGCGTCAGGATGACGGCGTGGGCTCGTACTTGGCGGCGtgttctgctgctctgtgctgctgctgcctgtggGACCTCCTTCATCGCTGA